A part of Acropora palmata chromosome 8, jaAcrPala1.3, whole genome shotgun sequence genomic DNA contains:
- the LOC141889708 gene encoding uncharacterized protein LOC141889708, which produces MGSPVSPIVANLCMEVIEELAISTSSAPPKVWKRYVDDSFVIIKKDAVSSFHNTLNASDPKISFTIELENNGQIAFLDTLVSRRNGVVVIDVYRKPTHTDRNLDFSSHHDKKHKISTASTLLFRASCLPTSHEGKIRETSHVIAALEANGYPSSVISTILNKKPPSPTVPPPEELVSMFFKWVDPSDTYKGFACLPYISGLTEPLTRLLRKNEIRVVNKPFKTLQQEFPSPKFRQPSHLQSNVVYKIPCKDCSWNYIGETGRCFQTRKKEHQRNLKNYAKGSNVANHAWKNNHSIDFDNACVIDKGNYRVRKTLESWHTAKTFNADNNSKPLPRQYSILL; this is translated from the coding sequence ATGGGAAGCCCTGTTAGCCCTATCGTCGCCAACCTCTGTATGGAAGTGATCGAGGAACTAGCTATAAGTACCTCTTCAGCCCCACCAAAGGTCTGGAAACGTTATGTTGACGACAGTTTCGTGATTATCAAGAAGGACGCTGTCTCTTCCTTTCACAATACTCTAAACGCATCCGACCctaaaatttctttcactaTTGAACTTGAGAACAATGGTCAAATTGCCTTCCTTGACACTTTGGTTTCCAGAAGAAATGGTGTCGTTGTCATTGATGTTTATCGGAAACCAACCCATACTGACAGAAACCTGGATTTCTCTTCTCATCATgataaaaaacacaaaatcagCACGGCCTCGACCCTTTTGTTTCGAGCATCTTGCCTCCCCACCAGCCACGAAGGAAAAATACGGGAAACCAGCCACGTCATAGCCGCGTTAGAAGCTAACGGCTACCCATCGTCCGTTATTTCCACCATTCTTAATAAGAAGCCACCGTCACCTACAGTTCCCCCGCCAGAAGAATTGGTCTCTATGTTTTTCAAATGGGTTGATCCATCTGATACTTACAAGGGCTTTGCATGCCTCCCTTACATCAGTGGCCTTACTGAGCCTCTTACGAGATTACTCCGTAAAAATGAAATCCGCGTTGTCAACAAACCATTCAAAACCCTTCAACAAGAATTCCCGTCTCCGAAGTTCAGACAACCATCACACCTCCAATCCAACGTTGTTTATAAAATCCCATGCAAAGACTGTTCATGGAACTATATAGGAGAAACTGGAAGATGCTTTCAAACCCGAAAAAAGGAACACCAACGAAATTTGAAGAATTATGCAAAGGGCTCAAATGTTGCTAACCATGCGTGGAAAAACAACCACTCCATTGACTTCGATAACGCTTGTGTTATCGACAAAGGCAATTACCGTGTTCGAAAAACACTAGAGTCATGGCATACAGCAAAAACTTTCAACGCTGATAATAACTCTAAGCCGTTGCCCAGGCAATACtccattttattgtaa